Proteins found in one Malassezia vespertilionis chromosome 5, complete sequence genomic segment:
- a CDS encoding uncharacterized protein (COG:S; EggNog:ENOG503P8W6): MRQTRLSWEKSESLLQVKEGLPMPPTSRKRAAPRKSAPPPPFPQLYDGPLPTPNVFARMYLYEWLVHFDDPNALGWPLHCLDALHCWDTAIAYAFLHRLALRLSGLATLGSGQPAARTSRLIDVLRKHKHNPEAYAPWKVAESMLGDHVPPLSLSEVDMDIPVLSSRTPGVKRAATPELPVPRRTRSAARLEAAFTSISESEPELEVAQDGTRRSRRAEQLAAKKRHDDLRMQAEKMLGARTAQEEVQDEQGSMHLETKFACLARLCTLLCTTPAPKDSVPGATILHRQVQPLLDAFSDTERAAREYTAEVEETCDAEMRAFQRRGPSMISPKYASWKQERSVLSVEHAHRITEAQARQYIAERLGSARSGPLGRDARGNVYWHLCPLDTPLREEDAVALGFFSGHWTDALLVSSDTDPHAPLLGTTDPSQ; encoded by the exons ATGCGGCAGACCCGAT TATCCTGGGAGAAGAGTGAATCCTTGCTGCAGGTAAAAGAGGGCCTACCAATGCCTCCGACTTCTcggaagcgcgccgcaccgcgcaagagcgcgccgccgccgccatttCCGCAGCTGTACGATGGCCCACTGCCGACCCCCAATGTATTTGCACGGATGTACTTGTACGAATGGCTCGTACATTTTGACGATCCCAACGCACTGGGCTGGCCACTCCATTGCTTAGACGCCCTCCATTGCTGGGATACAGCGATTGCCTACGCCTTCCTCCACCGACTCGCGCTCCGGCTCTCGGGTCTCGCTacgctcggcagcggccAGCCTGCTGCCCGGACATCGCGACTCATTGATGTTTTGCGTAAGCACAAGCACAACCCCGAAGCATATGCGCCGTGGAAAGTCGCGGAATCGATGCTGGGCGATCATGTTCCACCCCTTTCGCTCTCGGAAGTGGACATGGACATCCCTGTActttcctcgcgcacaccCGGCGTaaagcgcgctgcaacaCCCGAGCTCCCCGTGCCGCGGCGtacacgcagcgctgcgcgactcgaAGCTGCATTCACCTCCATCTCCGAGTCTGAGCCCGAGCTGGAAGTGGCTCAGGACGGCACGCGTCGctctcgacgcgccgagcagcttgcggcaAAAAAGCGGCACGACGATCTGCGCATGCAGGCGGAAaagatgctcggcgcgcgcacagcgcaggAAGAAGTGCAAGACGAGCAAGGCTCGATGCACCTCGAGACGAAATTTgcgtgtttggcgcgccttTGCACGCTACTCTGCACAACGCCCGCGCCCAAAGACAGCGTGCCCGGCGCCACGATTTTGCATCGCCAAGTTCAGCCGCTACTCGACGCATTCTCGGAcacggagcgcgccgcgcgcgagtACACGGCAGAAGTAGAAGAGACGTGTGATGCTgaaatgcgcgcatttcAGCGTCGCGGCCCGTCGATGATATCGCCCAAGTACGCGAGCTGGAAgcaggagcgcagcgtgctgagtgtcgagcatgcgcatcgGATCAcagaagcgcaagcacggcagtACATTGCAGAGCGGCTTGGCAGCGCAAGGAGTGGCCCATTGGGCCGCGATGCCCGAGGAAATGTGTACTGGCACCTGTGCCCTTTGgacacgccgctgcgcgaggaggaCGCCGTGGCGCTCGGTTTTTTTTCTGGGCACTGGACGGACGCTTTGCTCGTTTCCAGCGACACGGATCcccacgcgccgctcctcggcaCGACCGACCCAAGCCAA TAG
- the ECM4 gene encoding glutathionyl-hydroquinone reductase (TransMembrane:1 (i78-97o); COG:O; EggNog:ENOG503NTZJ): MRRIRRGKVHRVPDAALSEQLLTSSFSYPVCVEPFSPLSAAHGPMTPHAIDSALQFYAGETPALGTLVDMHTWMKRVAAGRGALVCVAASIVMMDAFQDMQPPFFWCIVQDADGTRVPVQFVGQKIKALYAALATQEPFVPVPLFLSGYGAELMRLGPVQQPKATVVYNQARVALKALLANGESVWFDCNKDGPVNQVVRDAKRAPRQASPAPSVESWFPSADVHASSERTAPMPGVPSSAPSQLGGARKLGNYMYTPITHLELHSIVNVMGIATMNAIERPPAPRFRDTMVKLTIADGSHGGPHMPLISSNLFSTDQAALPGTVVENEAVLFRGLQIGTYNGKPQGVANRKHAFSWAVWNATSRTWRYSSAHDGSDFTDTERTALLDMVAHLAPPPPSAPESGTPQASIAPGIRPTVNIEALQPFTFVDIICVIVKVFPRSIPPDIYVTDYTVNEKIYSGNDRCLGSAAVPLTMQRQFGDQHAGSGCVLQVGLWGEQAPLVAQLEPGLLVCLENVRIKENGITGFLTGALGSPGDRGVKIRAVDEHLPAVQALLARRDAKMGKRGMAPPKRPADAPLAPPPPVRHRAASATQPVRAPGPIAGARFPMDDDANDNKKAFAAPDGKYKRQVSAFRDVVEKGGKFEPEIGRYKLIVSYACPWAHRALIVRKLKKMDQVPDLLPLTVVNTFLGAKGWSLEDPDTDRINIRGTGNNISGREKWHYLRDFYLAADPNYQQRPTVPVFWDNKLGTIVNNESAEMIRFMNNCFDEFLPEDVRGVTYYPEDLRPEIDDFHSWVYPNINNGVYRSGFATTEEAYSEAAEQVFEALDRADALLQGKRYVLGDRLTEADIRLYTTIVRFDPVYFGHFKCNAAELRSPRFTNLHNWLRKLYWLDPAFNETTDFASIKAHYYASHVLINPTGIVPIGPLPPIMPLDK, from the exons ATGCGCAGAAtacggcgcggcaaagtcCACCGCGTGCcggatgcagcgctgaGTGAGCAGCTGCTTACCTCGTCTTTTTCATACCCGGTGTGTGTGGAGCCGTTCTCGCCGCTTagtgctgcgcacggccccATGACGCCGCATGCGATAGACAGTGCGCTGCAATTTTACGCGGGGGAAACTCCGGCGCTAGGCACGTTGGTAGATATGCACACTTGGATGAAGCGTGTCGCTGCAGGGCGCGGTGCACTTGTGTGTGTTGCTGCTTCTATTGTCATGATGGATGCATTTCAGGACATGCAACCTCCTTTTTTTTGG TGCATCGTCCAGGACGCAGacggcacgcgcgtgcctgTCCAGTTTGTAGGGCAGAAAATCAAGGCTCTgtatgcagcgcttgcaacACAAGAGCCTTTTGTCCCAGTGCCGCTTTTCCTCTCTGGCTACGGCGCGGAGCTGATGCGCCTGGGGCCGGTCCAGCAGCCCAAGGCGACGGTCGTGTACAaccaagcgcgcgtcgcactcAAGGCTTTGCTGGCCAACGGCGAAAGTGTGTGGTTTGACTGCAATAAGGATGGGCCCGTCAATCAggtcgtgcgcgatgcaaaacgcgcgccgcggcaagccTCGCCCGCGCCTTCTGTCGAGAGCTGGTTTCCTTCTGCGGACGTGCACGCCAGCAgcgagcgcaccgcgcctATGCCCGGCGTCCCCAGCTCTGCGCCATCCCAACTGGGCGGTGCTCGCAAACTGGGCAATTACATGTATACCCCTATCACGCATCTCGAGCTCCACTCTATTGTAAACGTCATGGGGATCGCTACCATGAACGCGATCGAACGTccgcccgcgccgcggttCCGCGATACCATGGTAAAGCTCACGATTGCCGACGGGAGCCATGGTGGCCCACACATGCCGCTAATTTCGTCCAACCTCTTTTCGACGGATCAGGCCGCCCTTCCGGGCACGGTCGTCGAAAACGAAGCGGTGCTTTTCCGCGGCCTGCAGATCGGCACGTACAATGGCAAGCCGCAAGGAGTGGCGAATCGCAAGCACGCATTCTCGTGGGCGGTGTGGAATGCTACGTCACGAACGTGGCGCTACTCTTCCGCGCACGACGGGTCTGATTTCACCGACACAGAGCGCACGGCACTCCTGGACATggtcgcgcacctcgcgccgccgccgcccagTGCGCCCGAGTCCGGCACGCCACAAGCATCCATTGCTCCGGGCATTCGTCCTACAGTAAATATCGAGGCATTGCAGCCGTTCACGTTTGTGGATATCATCTGTGTCATTGTCAAGGTATTCCCGCGGTCGATACCGCCCGACATCTACGTGACGGATTATACGGTAAACGAAAAAATTTACAGTGGAAACGACCGGTGCTTGGGTAGCGCTGCCGTCCCGCTCACTATGCAGAGGCAGTTTGGCGACCAGCACGCGGGAAGTGGATGCGTGTTGCAGGTGGGGCTGTGGGGAGAgcaggcgccgctcgtAGCACAGTTGGAGCCGGGGCTGCTGGTGTGCCTAGAGAACGTGCGTATCAAAGAAAATGGGATTACGGGATTCCTCACGGGCGCACTCGGGTCACCTGGGGACCGGGGGGTCAAAATCCGTGCGGTGGACGAGCACTTGCCGGCCGTGCAGGCCTTGttggcacgccgcgatgcCAAGATGGGCAAGCGTGGGAtggcgccgccgaagcgcCCGGCAGATGCACCGTTAGCGCCACCACCGCCCGTCCGGCACCGTGCTGCATCTGCGACGCAGCCTGTACGTGCACCTGGTCCTATTGCCGGCGCACGCTTCCccatggacgacgacgc TAACGACAACAAGAAggcgtttgccgcgccggaTGGAAAGTATAAGCGTCAAGTGTCTGCCTTCCGCGACGTGGTTGAGAAGGGCGGCAAGTTTGAGCCGGAGATTGGCCGCTACAAGTTGATCGTTTCGTATGCATGCCCTTGGGCACACCGTGCATTGattgtgcgcaagctgaAGAAGATGGACCAGGTGCCGGACCTGCTTCCGCTCACGGTCGTCAATACGTTCCTCGGCGCCAAGGGCTGGAGCCTTGAGGACCCCGACACGGACAGGATCAACATTCGCGGCACGGGCAACAACATTTCCGGCCGCGAAAAGTGGCACTATTTGCGCGACTTTTACCTCGCTGCCGATCCAAACTACCAACAGCGCCCCACCGTCCCGGTTTTTTGGGACAACAAGCTCGGCACGATCGTCAACAACGAGTCCGCTGAAATGATCCGGTTCATGAACAACTGCTTCGACGAGTTCCTTCCTGAGGATGTGCGCGGTGTCACATACTACCCAGAGGACCTGCGGCCCGAGATTGACGACTTCCATTCGTGGGTGTATCCCAACATTAACAACGGCGTCTACCGTTCAGGTTTTGCAACGACGGAGGAAGCATACTCAGAAGCTGCAGAGCAGGTGTTTGAGGCGCTTGAtcgcgccgatgcgctcctACAAGGCAAGCGCTACGTGCTTGGCGACCGCCTGACCGAGGCCGACATCCGCTTGTATACCACTATTGTCCGCTTTGATCCCGTCTAC TTTGGCCACTTTAAGTGCAACGCCGCAGAGTTGCGGAGCCCCAGGTTCACAAACTTGCACAACTggctgcgcaagctctaCTGGCTCGACCCCGCCTTT AACGAGACCACCGACTTTGCCTCGATCAAGGCACATTATTACGCCAGCCACGTCTTGATCAACCCCACAGGCATCGTGCCCATAGGCCCATTGCCGCCGATCATGCCTTTGGACAAGTAG
- a CDS encoding uncharacterized protein (EggNog:ENOG503PKX9), translating into MTNDAQEHTPCAFFPAPLQEPKGLKPFRLNGTQDMLELFGLMPLYDRAVRPYQRPEPSNPPTMPGSEPDSVPKKDGEQKRLTLPKTFVHYVEDLPGKVRPPKRTGAMRHQRELTQLLMKPEYTYTPIVPFDQDTLQSAFTVDPGSQPALGIDTSLLEADELDANAAKKKKHALPDQTEPPKKRVVLISKKKRL; encoded by the exons ATGACCAACGATGCGCAGGAACACACGCCGTGTGCGTTTTTTCCTGCGCCGTTGCAAGAGCCAAAAGGGTTGAAACCATTTCGACTCAATGGGACCCAGGATATGCTTGAGCTATTTGGGCTCATGCCGCTGTATGATCGCGCAGTCCGCCCGTACCAGCGTCCCGAGCCGTCTAACCCGCCCACCATGCCAGGCTCTGAGCCCGACTCTGTGCCGAAGAAGGACGGAGAGCAAAAGCGCTTGACACTGCCAAAGACATTTGTTCATTATGTGGAAGATCTGCCGG GCAAAGTACGCCCGCCGAAACGGACTGGCGCGATGCGTCATCAGCGCGAGCTCACGCAGCTGCTAATGAAGCCCGAATATACCTACACACCGATCGTCCCTTTTGATCAAGACACTCTGCAAAGTGCTTTTACCGTGGATCCCGGATCACAGCCCGCGCTTGGGATCGATACCAGTTTGCTCGAggccgacgagctcgatgcAAACGCTGCCAAGAAGAAAAAGCATGCGCTGCCCGACCAGACCGAGCCGCCAAAGAAACGCGTGGTGCTGATCAGCAAGAAAAAGCGGTTATAA
- the BRX1 gene encoding Ribosome biogenesis protein brx1 (COG:J; EggNog:ENOG503NUGV), with amino-acid sequence MSTVYNAALQRGATKKRAADDGEDRPLVQRNKQRVLVLPSRGVTTRMRHLVNDVEVLLPHAKKDSKVDSKSDMSMLNELAELNNCNNCMYFEARRHEDLYLWLSKTPNGPSAKMQVQNIHTMDELKMTGNCLKGSRHILSFDAGFDAAPHWRVMKELLTQMFAVPRTARRAKPFIDHILTFSILDNKVWFRNYQILEKDPGATAASVAKGEGKTYGKGSQEPTLVEIGPRMVLTPIRIFEGSFGGPTLFDNPEYISPTALRQAMRRKKGQEYTNRVEQSENLRVKRDKYKGREGELSRSKVFS; translated from the exons atgtCGACAGTGTacaatgcggcgctccagcgcggtgCTACGAAGAAACGTGCAGCAGACGATGGCGAGGACCGCCCTTTAGTGCAGCGGAATAAACAACgtgtgcttgtgctgccATCGCGCGGTGTCACCACGAGGATGCGGCATCTCGTGAACGATGTAGAGGTCCTGCTTCCCCATGCCAAGAAAG ATTCCAAGGTGGACTCCAAGTCAGATATGTCGATGCTGAATGAGCTTGCGGAACTAAACAACTGCAATAACTGCATGTACTTtgaggcgcggcgccacgaAGACCTGTACTTGTGGCTCTCCAAGACCCCCAACGGCCCTTCTGCCAAGATGCAAGTGCAGAATATTCATACGATGGACGAGCTGAAAATGACAGGCAATTGTCTCAAAGGCTCGCGGCATATTCTCAGCTTCGATGCGGGCTttgacgcagcgccgcactggCGCGTGATGAAGGAGCTCTTGACGCAGATGTTtgcagtgccgcgcacggcacgcCGTGCAAAGCCGTTCATCGATCATATCCTCACGTTCAGCATTCTGGACAACAAGGTCTGGTTCCGCAACTACCAGATCCTGGAAAAAGATCCCGGCGCCACGGCCGCGAGTGTGGCCAAAGGCGAGGGGAAGACGTATGGAAAAGGTAGTCAGGAGCCTACCCTCGTTGAGATCGGACCGCGCATGGTCCTCACGCCGATCCGTATCTTTGAAGGCAGCTTCGGCGGCCCGACTCTATTTGATAACCCCGAGTATATCTCGCCGACCGCTCTGCGCCaagccatgcgccgcaagaagGGTCAAGAGTACACGAaccgcgtcgagcaatCCGAAAACTTACGGGTCAAGCGCGACAAATACAAAGGCCGGGAGGGCGAGCTCAGTCGTTCCAAGGTATTTTCGTAG
- the rps23 gene encoding ribosomal protein S23 (COG:J; EggNog:ENOG503P20Z), translating to MSKPRGLYTARKQVTTRRDNRWSDAHFKKRALGNFYKTSPTGGSSQAKGIVLEKIGVEAKQPNSAIRKCVRVQLIKNGKKVSAFVPFDGGLNFVDENDEVLISGFGRKGKAKGDIPGVRFKVVKVSGVGLAALFREKKEKPRS from the exons ATGTCGAAGCCTAGGGGATTGTATACAGCACGCAAGCAGGTCACCACCCGCAGGGACAACCGTTGG TCCGACGCCCACTTCAAGAAGCGTGCCCTCGGCAACTTCTATAAGACTTCCCCCACCGGTGGCTCTTCTCAGGCCAAGGGTATCGTTCTTGAGAAGATCGGTGTCGAGGCTAAGCAGCCCAACTCGGCTATCCGCAAGTGTGTCCGTGTCCAGCTTATCAAGAACGGTAAGAAGGTCTCGGCTTTCGTGCCTTTCGACGGTGGTCTCAACTTTGTTGACG AAAACGACGAGGTCCTCATCTCTGGTTTCGGTCGCAAGGGTAAGGCCAAGGGTGATATCCCCGGTGTGCGTTTCAAGGTCGTCAAGGTCTCTGGTGTCGGTCTTGCAGCCCTCTTCCGTGAAAAGAAGGAGAAGCCGCGCTCTTGA
- a CDS encoding uncharacterized protein (EggNog:ENOG503P2YN; COG:J) — translation MRANFLTDALDIVVTMPKIYKPGKVAVVLQGRYAGKKVVVIKQFDDGNKEHGFPFVIAAGIESYPLKVNKSMGAKKVARRSKIKPFIKVINYNHLFPTRYALELEGLKGVVSNDTFKEVSQREDAKKEVKKLFEERYQSGKNRWFFTPLRF, via the exons ATGCGCGCAAACTTTCTCACAGACGCTTTGGATATTGTAGTCACCATGCCGAAAATCTACAAG CCCGGGAAAGTTGC CGTTGTCCTCCAAGGTCGGTACGCTGGTAAAAAG GTCGTCGTCATCAAGCAGTTCGACGATGGCAACAAGGAGCATGGTTTCCCTTTTGTCATTGCTGCCGGCATTGAGAGCTACCCCCTTAAGGTGAACAAGTCCATGGGTGCCAAGAAggtcgcgcgccgcagcaagaTCAAGCCTTTTATCAAG GTGATCAACTACAACCACCTTTTCCCTACCCGCTACGCTCTTGAACTTGAGGGTCTCAAGGGTGTTGTTTCTAACGACACTTTCAAGGAGGTCTCCCAACGCGAGGATGCGAAGAAGGAGGTGAAGAAGCTTTTTGAGGAGCGCTACCAGAGCGGCAAGAACCGGTGGTTCTTTACTCCTCTGCGC TTCTAA
- the MVD1 gene encoding diphosphomevalonate decarboxylase (BUSCO:EOG09263BG5; EggNog:ENOG503NW3F; COG:I): MSAIHQATCTAPVNIAVIKYWGKRDTRLVLPTNDSLSVTLDQDHLRTVTTARADPHFTNDRLWLNGIEEEIKSAGRLDSCLAELRRLRADLESRDASLPKLSTMKLHVCSENNFPTAAGLASSASGFAALTVTVAELYGLGEDFSRSALSKIARLGSGSACRSVFGGFVAWEAGERGDGADSLAVPVAERAHWPDLHVLICVANDAKKGTSSTSGMQRTVETSPLLQHRIKHVVPARMKAMRDAIDKRNFAAFADLTTTDSNNFHACCLDTAPPIFYMNDTSRAIVQLVEEMNRARHEAGQDAIAAYTFDAGPNAVLYVREADIGTVLRAVRHYFPDADFDDTFNMLGAGAGASHRGEPSEQVLPVMPPSFNANIIPVHPSGSVRRMIHTRVGDGPRTLEHGLGDASMLDEEGMPKRTKRAKRV; the protein is encoded by the coding sequence ATGTCGGCCATCCACCAGGCAACCTGCACGGCGCCTGTAAACATTGCGGTCATCAAGTACTGGGGCAAGCGTGATACACGCCTAGTTCTTCCTACAAATGATAGTCTCAGCGTGACGTTGGACCAGGATCACCTTCGCACGGTGACGACCGCACGTGCAGATCCTCACTTTACAAACGATCGTCTCTGGCTGAACGGAATCGAGGAAGAGATCAAGTCTGCCGGTCGTCTGGACTCGTGCCTGGCCGAGCTTCGTCGCCTGCGTGCGGACCTTGAGTCACGCGACGCCTCGCTCCCGAAACTCTCGACGATGAAGCTGCATGTGTGCTCGGAAAACAACTTTCCCACTGCTGCGGGCCTTGCATCGAGTGCATCCGGCTTTGCCGCACTCACTGTCACTGTCGCAGAGCTGTATGGTCTTGGTGAAGACTTCTCGCGCTCTGCCCTATCCAAAATTGCGCGTCTCGGCAGCggctcggcgtgccgctcCGTCTTCGGCGGCTTTGTCGCGTGGGAAGCTGGCGAGCGCGGAGACGGCGCTGACTCGCTCGCTGTTCCTGTTGCGGAGCGTGCACATTGGCCCGACCTGCATGTTTTGATCTGCGTCGCAAACGATGCCAAAAAAGGCACGTCATCGACCAGCgggatgcagcgcacggtaGAGACCTcgccgctcttgcagcaccgTATCAAACACGTCGTTCCGGCACGTATgaaggcgatgcgcgatgcgaTTGACAAGCGTAACTTTGCCGCATTTGCCGACCTAACGACCACCGACTCGAACAATTTCCATGCGTGCTGCCTGGAtaccgcgccgccgatctTTTACATGAACGATACCTCGCGTGCAATTGTGCAGCTCGTAGAAGAGATGAACAGGGCACGTCACGAGGCGGGCCAGGACGCCATTGCGGCGTACACATTTGATGCCGGCCCCAACGCGGTGCTCTACGTGCGCGAAGCCGACATCGGCACCGTTTtacgcgccgtgcggcacTACTTCCCCGACGCTGACTTTGACGACACCTTCAACATGCTCGGGGCCGGAGCAGGCGCCTCGCATCGTGGGGAGCCGAGTGAACAGGTGCTTCCCGTCATGCCACCTTCTTTCAACGCCAACATCATCCCCGTGCATCCTTCTGGGAGTGTGCGGCGTATGATCCATACTCGTGTTGGCGATgggccgcgcacgctggagCACGGCCTGGGCGACGCGTCGATGCTCGACGAAGAGGGCATGCCAAAGCGTACAAagcgtgccaagcgcgtATAG
- the bet5 gene encoding Trafficking protein particle complex subunit BET5 (COG:U; EggNog:ENOG503P30X) yields MAQRVYSLWIFDRHCQVIYHQDWSQLHAQVAGASAAASAASFTSSLGATLQRAAGGASSEARTEGKHGAAALRFPGETLPDVSRHVASQDTAPENIESAALPFDEEAKLLYGLVYSLRNMVRKLGGKNESFYSFSTSTYTLSHLQTPTMYTFVMITDPPPARSDAGKALATNLAGLNPIPGTMGMTLRGVMHELWCGPWVKYAASHPIVDCTEREAAAGAYARN; encoded by the exons ATGGCGCAACGA GTGTATTCGCTCTGGATCTTTGATCGGCACTGCCAGGTAATTTACCACCAGGACTGgtcgcagctgcacgcacaagTTGCCGGCGCGagtgccgctgcaagcgccgcatcgttCACTTCGTCGCTCGGAGCAacactgcagcgcgccgctggcggcgcgtcgtccgaggcgcgcacagaaggcaagcatggcgcggctGCGTTGCGTTTTCCGGGAGAAACGCTCCCGGATGTGAGCCGACATGTTGCGTCGCAGGATACAGCGCCGGAGAATATCGAGAGTGCTGCACTCCCTTTTGACGAGGAGGCCAAGCTATTGTATGGCCTTGTCTATTCCTTGCGCAATATGGTGCGCAAACTTGGCGGGAA GAATGAATCGTTTTACAGCTTCTCCACGTCAACATATACCCTCTCGCACCTGCAGACTCCGACGATGTACACATTTGTCATGATCACCGACCCCCCGCcagcacgcagcgacgcgggcaaagcgctcgcgACTAACCTTGCAGGGCTCAATCCGATTCCAGGCACGATGGGGATGACACTGCGCGGTGTGATGCACGAGCTATGGTGCGGCCCGTGGGTCAAGTACGCGGCAAGCCACCCGATTGTCGACTGCACAGAGCGCGAAGC CGCGGCTGGCGCGTACGCGCGGAATTGA
- a CDS encoding uncharacterized protein (EggNog:ENOG503NVFB; SECRETED:SignalP(1-16); COG:U; TransMembrane:9 (n3-11c16/17o265-286i328-354o366-387i399-422o434-457i488-511o517-545i557-576o588-615i); BUSCO:EOG09261FH7), with translation MRLLLLGLACAAQAWAWYLPGSAPNSFKQGDRVPFQVNALQPMGGATPVHGLVSYDFYDERFGFCRPQEGIESVRGSLGSVLFGDRIYNGPIVLEMGRNQECATICQAQMSVEQAKFIGERISERYGVNFMVDGLPVVDRRQTGDDGRVRLNSIEFDLGTTLDASMKELPAPALFNHYALNVSYHERSPGEYRVVGVNVLPRSIDSLAGGAQQSPNCYAQKHLFLNPNTTNTVAYTYSVHWSLSDTPWATRWDAYLHVVDPRIHWYSLLNSLAIVTLLCVLVAVVMTRAVRRDIYRYNAIDLTEDIQEDYGWKLIHGEVFRSPSSPMLLSIMTGTGAQLLAMAVVTLVFALLGFLSPSNRGSLGTIMIITWTLFGCISGYVSAKVYASFGEGEWRRNMFLTAFLFPSAVFALMNLLNFFLVMNKSAGAVPFGTLLALIALWFLINAPLSFLGSYLGLRSGAFAHPVRVNQIPRQIPPSPWYMRPWPSALLAGILPFGAAWLELFFIINSLFGSRVYYAFGFLTLTFIITAVTTATVSILAMYIHLCAEDYHWQWRSFITGGASAIWLFLYGLFYCFTRLNLPDMSSKILFLGYLAVIAMLDFLLFGFIGFLACYASVRKIYSHIRVD, from the exons ATGCGCCTTTTATTGCTAGGCCttgcctgcgcagcgcaggcgtgGGCATGGTATCTGCCTGGAAGTGCTCCTAATTCTTTCAAGCAGGGTGACCGCGTGCCTTTCCAGGtgaatgcgctgcagccgatGGGCGGAGCGACGCCCGTGCATGGTCTCGTGAGTTATGACTTTTACGACGAGCGTTTTGGATTCTGCCGCCCCCAGGAAGGTATTGAGTCTGTGCGTGGCAGCCTCGGTAGTGTACTGTTTGGCGATCGCATTTACAATGGCCCGATTGTGCTGGAGATGGGGCGCAACCAGGAGTGTGCGACAATCTGCCAGGCCCAGATGAGCGTCGAGCAGGCCAAGTTTATTGGGGAGCGGATCAGCGAGCGCTACGGGGTGAATTTTATGGTCGACGGTCTTCCTGTCGTTGATCGCCGGCAGACCGGGGACGACGGGCGTGTGCGGCTGAACTCGATCGAGTTTGACCTTGGCACGACGCTCGACGCGTCGATGAAAGAGCTGCCGGCCCCAGCGCTATTCAACCACTACGCATTGAATGTATCCTACCACGAGCGATCTCCCGGTGAGTACCGCGTTGTTGGTGTGAATGTGCTTCCACGCTCGATTGATAGTCTagcaggcggcgcgcagcaaagccCGAACTGCTACGCACAAAAGCACCTGTTCCTGAATCCAAATACTACCAACACAGTTGCGTACACATACAGTGTCCACTGGTCCTTGAGCGATACGCCATGGGCTACTCGCTGGGATGCGTATTTGCACGTCGTTGACCCTCGCATCCACTGGTACTCGCTGCTGAATTCGCTAGCGATTGTAACGCTGCTCTGtgtcctcgtcgctgttGTAATgacgcgcgcggtgcgccgtgATATTTATCGCTACAATGCGATTGACCTCACCGAGGATATACAGGAAGACTATGGCTGGAAGCTCATCCACGGCGAGGTGTTCCGCTCCCCGTCGTCGCCAATGCTGCTCAGCATCATGACTGGCACAGGAGCACAGCTGCTGGCCATGGCGGTTGTCACGCTTGtgtttgcgctgcttggcttCCTCAGCCCCTCGAATCGCGGCTCCTTGGGTACGATCATGATTATCACATGGACCCTCTTTGGCTGCATCTCTGGTTATGTGAGCGCAAAGGTGTATGCGAGCTTTGGTGAGGGAGAATGGCGGCGCAACATGTTTCTCACCGCGTTCCTCTTTCCCTCTGCTGTGTTTGCACTGATGAATTTGCTCAACTTCTTCCTTGTGATGAACAAGTCGGCGGGCGCCGTGCCGTTCGGGACCTTGTTGGCGCTTATTGCACTGTGGTTTTTGAtcaatgcgccgctctcctTCCTAGGCTCGTACCTCGGACTGCGCTCcggcgcatttgcacaTCCCGTCCGTGTAAACCAAATCCCGCGCCAAATTCCCCCGTCACCGTGGTACAtgcggccatggccatCAGCACTGCTCGCGGGTATTTTACCCTTTGGTGCAGCATGGCTCGAGCTCTTCTTTATCATCAATTCCTTGTTTGGCAGCAGGGTCTATTATGCGTTTGGCTTCCTCACGCTGACATTTATCATCACTGCTGTCACCACAGCAACGGTCAGTATTCTTGCCATGTATATCCACCTGTGTGCCGAGGATTACCACTGGCAATGGCGCTCGTTTATcaccggcggcgcaagcgcaattTGGCTCTTTCTCTACGGA CTATTCTACTGTTTCACGCGGCTCAATCTTCCCGACATGTCGAGCAAGATTTTGTTTCTTGGATACCTCGCCGTGATTGCCATGCTGGATTTCCTCCTCTTCG GCTTTATTGGCTTCCTCGCATGCTACGCAAGCGTCCGCAAAATTTATAGCCACATTCGCGTGGATTAG